The genome window tctcttccttttttcaaGCTTTGCAATCCCATGGAACCTATGTTAGAATTATTTTGTGGACTTGGCATAATCCTTTTATGTGCAAATCATTTATAGTGTATTCGGGCCCTTGTGGACTTGTTATCTTAACCACATATATTGAGCTCAGGCCTATATAGTTAGGAGACTAGTGAGCCCATTCTTTTTTACCACTACAACGTTAAAAATAATGCAATCACTCAATCAAACGGAACCAATATTTACATGTCATCCTTGATAATTTACATATTCAGGGGTGTATCTGCAAGTAACTAAAACTGTTGGGTTTGTGTTAACAGATTTTGAAACTACAAAGGTTTCTGCCCAAACCGAATGAACAAGTAGTGCTTCCGTCTCTCATTCACCCACTGCGACGCATTccccaaagaagaaaaataaagaaattgaaaatgctGTGTGCAGCGAAATTACATCTATCATTTGATTCTGCAATCAAGCCGAACACCAAGTATCGCTTTTCCGGCGCCGTTCCTTGGCGGCTGTTTGATCTTTGGCTGCCGGCTCGACGCTTGGCGTCCTTGAGCGTCAGGTCTGAGTCCCCTCCAGTTGCATCTGACCCGTCGGTTTCGTCATCTGAATGTTACACGTCGGCCGTCGGattttctccttcttctccttccctTCACCTTTCACAGTGGAACCTCACACAACTCCACATCCTTGCCCTCAACGTCATTGCTTGCGCGGTGCTCTCTAATTCCTTCTCTCTCGCGTCGCATTTCTCTATTCAACTTATATTGTGATTGACGAGCCAATTTAGAAACAGTTTTTGCTATTGAGATCATTATTCTTACTTCAGAAAAATTACAACTCAGTATAATTGTACTTTACTCTGATACCTTATTAAGGCTTTTGCAGGCAGCGGTTTCTGCAACCTGGCTCTTTCTATCTGCAATCCCTGCACTTCTGGTATGCCACTTTCACAATCCTCTCATTTCTGACCGATGTTACTTTCAGGTCATGTTTGGTTTGCAAGTAACGCAATGAGAATGAATTCCAAGTCACGCAATGAGAATGAATTCCAAGTCGATTATTAAATTTCTGTAATCTTGACTAGCAAATGAGTGTCTGGATATCTTTTTATTGATTATTGTAttataaaaaattttgattgcgAATTCCTTATGAAGTGGAATAGTAGATATGTTCTTTTGATTGGCTTGGTTCCAAGATGTAGAATCTATGTTGAATCACCATTTAGCCGGGCTATTAGGACTTGGGTCTCTTTCTTGGGCGGGGCATCAAGTACATGTGTCGTTACCGATTAATCAATTTCTAAATGCT of Tripterygium wilfordii isolate XIE 37 chromosome 13, ASM1340144v1, whole genome shotgun sequence contains these proteins:
- the LOC120011766 gene encoding uncharacterized protein LOC120011766 isoform X2 is translated as MLCAAKLHLSFDSAIKPNTKYRFSGAVPWRLFDLWLPARRLASLSVRSESPPVASDPSVSSSECYTSAVGFSPSSPSLHLSQWNLTQLHILALNVIACAAAVSATWLFLSAIPALLAFKSAAESLEKLMDATREELPDTMAAIRLSGMEISDLTMELSDLGQGITQGVRSSTQAVRVAEERLRQLTNMAPPGTTGSKN